In Crassostrea angulata isolate pt1a10 chromosome 6, ASM2561291v2, whole genome shotgun sequence, a genomic segment contains:
- the LOC128187785 gene encoding uncharacterized protein LOC128187785 produces MKCFVLGAILCFLPLTFSIFFGDHACVVSLKGFLTPGEYDEVSVPRDCINGTIRWNYPTEYAIVHFSPNTGKNFFVCIGKSVYKFELFDITGGIRQPITYGTCLEPKNSKVSIEIHASKSLLYQWNIRYYIDIKETVATERNTAATENDTTTAIKSDTITAIENNSTVNENNTTATENKIFASEIKTTATENNSTAYETTSPALKTTQTPLKTTPPPLKIELKPLKQHNKHRNKKQHHRH; encoded by the exons ATGAAGTGTTTTGTTTTAGGAGCGATTCTTTGTTTTCTTCCGCTTACATTCTCAATATTTTTTGGAGACCATGCTTGTGTTGTATCACTCAAAGG TTTTCTAACTCCCGGAGAATATGACGAAGTGTCGGTCCCTCGGGATTGCATCAACGGGACCATCCGCTGGAACTACCCCACGGAGTATGCCATTGTTCACTTCTCGCCCAACACCGGGAAAAATTTCTTCGTTTGCATCGGgaaaagtgtttacaaattcgAACTTTTTGATATAACAGGGGGGATTCGACAGCCAATTACCTACG GCACTTGTTTGGAACCTAAGAACAGTAAAGTTTCCATAGAAATCCATGCTTCCAAATCATTACTATACCAGTGGAACATCAGATATTACATAGATATTAAGGAAACAGTCGCCACTGAAAGGAACACCGCCGCCACTGAAAACGACACAACCACAGCCATTAAAAGCGATACTATCACCGCCATTGAAAATAACTCAACCGTCAATGAAAATAACACCACCGCcactgaaaacaaaattttcgcCTCTGAAATAAAAACTACCGCCACTGAAAACAACTCTACTGCCTATGAAACAACATCTCCAGCACTGAAAACAACACAAACGCCACTAAAAACAACACCACCGCCACTAAAAATAGAACTAAAGCCACTGAAACAACACAATAAACACcgcaacaaaaaacaacatcacCGCCACTGA